From the genome of Arthrobacter sp. SLBN-122:
CGGCGTAGTCGTTAATGATGGTCCGCACGCCGTTGGTGCCGTGCAGCATGGCCAGCCAGAGCATGGCGAGATCCCAGAACTGCCAGAACGGGTCTGCCCACTTGCCGGCAACAAAACCGAAGTCGATGGCGTGGATGCCTTCGCCCACCATGAGGTTCACGAACAGGTGGCCGAAAATGAGGACCACCAGCACCACGCCGGAAAGGCGCATGAACAGCCAGGCGATCATCTCGAAGTTGCCCCGGGAGCCGCCACTGCGGCGGTACTGGGGGGCGATCCGCCCGCTGCGGGGGCTCTCGATCGTTGCAGTCATGGCTTAGTGACCTCCGAGGGCGAGGGACAGGTGGCGGATGGAGAAGGCGACCATGGTCACGACCCACAGGGCCAGGACTGCCCACAGCATCTGCCGCTGGTACTTGGCGCCCTTCTTCCAGAAGTCGACCGCAATGATCCGCAGGCCGTTGAAGGCGTGGAACACGATGGCGGCAACAAGGCCGGTCTCGCCCAGCGCCATCAGGGGGTTCTTGTAGGCGCCAATCACAGCGGTGTAGGCCTCCGGTGACACACGCACCAAGGAGGTGTCCAGGACGTGGACCAACAAGAAGAAAAAGATCACTACACCGGTAATACGGTGTCCTACCCAGGACCACATGCCTTCACGGCCGCGGTACAAGGTGCCAGCTGGTTTTGTCGGCACTGATAAACCTCCCTGCAACACAGCGGCGCTGGCATGAGATCCATGCGGGGGGAACGCCTGCTGCGAGAGCACTCGTAGCTCAGGCCTAAATCTAGGCTCCGCTAACAGCTTATTCAATTTAGGAGTTTCTTGGTGCCCAGTACTGGAGCGGATTTT
Proteins encoded in this window:
- a CDS encoding succinate dehydrogenase hydrophobic membrane anchor subunit, with the translated sequence MTATIESPRSGRIAPQYRRSGGSRGNFEMIAWLFMRLSGVVLVVLIFGHLFVNLMVGEGIHAIDFGFVAGKWADPFWQFWDLAMLWLAMLHGTNGVRTIINDYAEKTSTRRWLKTVLYAAAVVIILLGTLVIFTFNPCPVVNGVALPGGFCPA
- the sdhC gene encoding succinate dehydrogenase, cytochrome b556 subunit, with product MPTKPAGTLYRGREGMWSWVGHRITGVVIFFFLLVHVLDTSLVRVSPEAYTAVIGAYKNPLMALGETGLVAAIVFHAFNGLRIIAVDFWKKGAKYQRQMLWAVLALWVVTMVAFSIRHLSLALGGH